A window of Mesomycoplasma lagogenitalium contains these coding sequences:
- the truB gene encoding tRNA pseudouridine(55) synthase TruB produces the protein MIKLLYKEKNVSSFQKIKTFAKENNIKKIGHSGTLDPMATGLLLIATDEDTKLLNYIDKEFKSYITTMKFGFKSDTLDAEGKIEKIVNFQKVTLSDVKSALNAFTGKYWQTPPKFSAKKINGTRAYQLARSEKNFSLNKVEVEIKSIIFLDFNFEKQELKFEVEVSRGTYIRSLVQDIAHYLNGEAIMTELERHKINNLSIADLNKNEINPLILIKNIKTTSINLNELILLLKGIKLNTELDNLDNTILIFNQKIVGFAKIENKKLISTKLFGNKIEKILKE, from the coding sequence ATGATTAAACTTTTATACAAAGAAAAAAATGTTTCTTCTTTTCAAAAAATAAAAACTTTTGCAAAAGAAAATAATATTAAAAAAATCGGTCATTCAGGAACATTAGATCCGATGGCTACTGGCTTATTATTAATAGCTACTGATGAAGATACAAAATTATTAAATTATATTGATAAGGAATTTAAATCGTATATAACAACGATGAAATTCGGTTTTAAATCAGACACGCTTGATGCTGAAGGGAAAATTGAAAAAATTGTTAATTTTCAAAAAGTAACTTTATCAGATGTTAAAAGTGCACTCAATGCATTTACTGGCAAATACTGACAAACACCTCCGAAATTTTCAGCAAAAAAAATAAATGGAACAAGAGCTTATCAATTAGCAAGAAGTGAAAAAAATTTTTCACTTAATAAAGTAGAAGTTGAAATAAAAAGCATTATTTTTTTAGATTTTAATTTTGAAAAACAAGAATTGAAATTTGAAGTTGAAGTTTCTAGAGGAACTTACATAAGAAGTTTAGTTCAAGATATTGCTCATTATCTTAATGGTGAAGCAATTATGACCGAATTAGAAAGACATAAAATAAATAATTTATCAATTGCTGATTTAAATAAAAATGAAATTAATCCTTTAATTTTGATTAAAAACATAAAAACAACATCAATCAATTTAAATGAATTAATTTTACTTTTAAAAGGAATAAAATTAAATACTGAATTAGATAATCTTGATAATACTATATTAATTTTTAATCAAAAAATTGTCGGTTTTGCAAAAATTGAAAATAAAAAATTAATTAGTACTAAACTTTTTGGAAACAAAATAGAAAAAATATTAAAGGAGTAA
- the gap gene encoding type I glyceraldehyde-3-phosphate dehydrogenase: MKKIAINGFGRIGRLVFRAIQKLHKNEMQVVAINDLTDAATLAHLLKYDTAHGRYEGSVEVKDGSLVVDGQEIRILAERDPEVLPWKEMGIDVVVEATGFFTSKEGSEKHLRAGAKKVLISAPASGDLKTVVYNVNHETLTKEDKIVSAASCTTNALAPVVHFLDKEYGIERGYMTTIHAYTGDQRLQDAPHKDLRRARAAASNIVPSSTGAAKAIGLVVPSLKGKMDGIALRVPTITGSFVDLVVELKKQPSAEEINALMKANESESFGYNDEPIVSSDIIGETHGSIFDATLTKVMSVDGKNLYKIYTWYDNEASYVNQYVRVLKLLSSL, from the coding sequence ATGAAAAAAATTGCAATTAACGGTTTTGGTAGAATTGGTAGATTAGTTTTTAGAGCAATTCAAAAATTACATAAAAATGAAATGCAAGTTGTTGCTATTAACGATTTAACCGATGCTGCTACATTAGCACATTTATTAAAATATGACACAGCTCATGGAAGATATGAAGGATCAGTTGAAGTTAAAGATGGAAGTTTAGTTGTTGACGGACAAGAAATTAGAATTTTAGCTGAAAGAGATCCAGAAGTATTACCATGAAAAGAAATGGGAATTGATGTAGTTGTTGAAGCAACAGGATTTTTCACATCAAAAGAAGGATCTGAAAAACATTTAAGAGCAGGAGCTAAAAAAGTTTTAATTTCAGCACCAGCTTCAGGGGATTTAAAAACAGTTGTTTACAATGTTAACCACGAAACATTAACAAAAGAAGATAAAATTGTTTCTGCAGCATCATGTACAACAAATGCATTAGCACCAGTTGTTCACTTTTTAGATAAAGAATATGGAATTGAACGTGGATACATGACAACAATTCATGCTTACACAGGAGATCAAAGATTACAAGATGCTCCTCACAAAGATTTAAGAAGAGCGAGAGCAGCAGCATCTAACATTGTTCCTTCATCAACAGGAGCAGCAAAAGCTATTGGGCTAGTTGTTCCATCATTAAAAGGAAAAATGGATGGTATTGCTTTAAGAGTTCCAACAATCACAGGTTCATTTGTTGATTTAGTAGTTGAACTTAAAAAACAACCATCTGCTGAAGAAATTAATGCATTAATGAAAGCAAATGAAAGCGAATCATTCGGATACAATGATGAGCCAATCGTTTCATCAGATATAATTGGAGAAACACATGGATCAATTTTCGATGCTACTTTAACAAAAGTTATGTCAGTTGATGGAAAAAATCTATACAAAATTTACACCTGATATGATAATGAAGCATCATATGTTAATCAATATGTAAGAGTATTGAAATTATTAAGTTCATTATAA
- a CDS encoding FAD synthase — protein MSNVYLYNDNKIKIEDSAFILGSFEAIHKGHLKLINKAISENEKVTILIFKNPEELPKNNNLLFMDLNSRIQILANLKIDNILVVNFDEKIKNMSGIDFLNSLKLMGAQKFYIGKDFKAGKNGELNSEKIKLNFNETVVVDLLENNNVKISTSILKENLVFGNFSFINENLVANFLIKIRINFKNQIFFLEKFHNLPPGLYIVKLIYNNKKYHGFIHINFDKNIKTQLHLFNQDFSIADIENCFLEIIKEHRFIISESTNVVNNQEKSEIKKFFLK, from the coding sequence GTGTCTAACGTTTATTTATATAACGATAATAAAATAAAAATTGAAGATTCAGCATTTATTCTAGGTTCATTTGAAGCAATTCATAAGGGGCATTTAAAATTAATAAATAAAGCAATTTCCGAAAATGAAAAAGTAACCATTTTAATTTTTAAAAACCCAGAAGAGTTGCCAAAAAATAATAACTTGCTATTTATGGATCTTAATTCGCGAATCCAAATTTTAGCCAATTTAAAAATCGATAATATTTTGGTTGTAAATTTTGATGAAAAAATAAAAAATATGTCTGGAATTGATTTTTTAAATTCTTTAAAATTAATGGGGGCACAAAAATTTTATATCGGCAAAGATTTTAAAGCTGGTAAAAATGGTGAATTAAATTCGGAAAAAATTAAATTAAATTTCAATGAAACAGTCGTTGTAGATTTATTAGAAAATAATAATGTAAAAATTAGCACATCGATTTTAAAAGAAAATTTAGTTTTTGGAAATTTTTCTTTTATAAATGAAAATTTAGTGGCTAATTTTTTAATAAAAATACGGATAAATTTTAAAAATCAAATTTTTTTCTTAGAAAAATTTCATAATTTACCTCCTGGTTTATACATTGTAAAATTAATTTATAATAATAAAAAGTATCACGGTTTTATTCATATAAACTTTGATAAAAATATAAAAACTCAACTACATTTATTTAATCAAGATTTTTCAATTGCTGATATTGAAAATTGTTTTTTAGAAATTATTAAAGAACATCGATTCATTATTTCAGAATCAACTAATGTTGTAAACAATCAAGAAAAAAGTGAAATAAAAAAATTCTTTTTGAAATAA
- the rpsF gene encoding 30S ribosomal protein S6 has product MAKYEIMLILAPTEDFSLATKLAKEVFKDGVKKAEKLERTHLAYPINKSTTGTYVLLNVESEESVISEFVRKANIQKTIWRTLVINLDSERGLNRKAKPKRMKRSLSSFKKNQSNSENSLTESKKEDSVATKKTVKKQKTVKKSESTEESK; this is encoded by the coding sequence ATGGCAAAATATGAAATTATGTTAATTTTAGCACCAACTGAAGATTTTTCTTTAGCAACAAAACTTGCTAAAGAAGTGTTTAAAGACGGCGTTAAAAAGGCAGAGAAATTAGAAAGAACACATTTAGCTTACCCAATTAACAAATCAACAACTGGTACATATGTATTATTAAATGTTGAATCTGAAGAAAGTGTTATTTCAGAGTTTGTTAGAAAAGCAAATATTCAAAAAACAATTTGAAGAACTCTTGTTATTAATTTAGATTCAGAAAGAGGGTTAAATCGTAAAGCTAAACCAAAAAGAATGAAAAGATCCCTTTCTTCATTTAAGAAAAATCAATCTAATTCTGAAAACTCTTTAACAGAATCGAAAAAAGAAGATTCTGTAGCAACTAAAAAAACTGTTAAAAAACAAAAAACTGTAAAAAAATCAGAATCAACTGAAGAAAGTAAATAA
- a CDS encoding YcsE-related riboflavin metabolism phosphatase: protein MKKYKLVSFDIDGTLLPYADKDFYPEIKNMFKELKKNGYTVVICTGREMVTIGNLLDGIEVDYFLGANGTFIYDCHKKEIIHEDKIFYSDFMVLSDFLDSKNVDYSVMTNKYGFFSEGHSFDSWFLRDHTDKFKWLNELDSNDSLHIITIKTESQSLIEETRKFLKDKKLKLEINSTWSKGFFVGPVNSNKARGLENLGNIINVSLDEMIAFGDSSNDYEMIKEVGYGVAMSDSPENILSVAKDIAKTAEEKGTLLKLKELGII, encoded by the coding sequence ATGAAAAAATATAAATTAGTTTCGTTTGACATTGATGGAACTTTATTGCCTTATGCAGATAAAGATTTTTATCCCGAAATAAAAAACATGTTTAAAGAATTGAAAAAAAATGGATATACCGTTGTAATTTGTACAGGAAGAGAAATGGTTACTATCGGTAATCTTTTAGATGGTATTGAAGTTGATTATTTTTTAGGAGCTAATGGTACATTTATTTATGATTGTCATAAAAAAGAAATAATTCACGAAGATAAAATTTTCTATTCAGATTTTATGGTGTTAAGCGACTTTTTAGATAGCAAAAATGTTGATTATAGTGTTATGACAAACAAATATGGATTTTTCTCAGAAGGACATAGTTTTGATAGTTGATTTTTAAGAGATCATACAGATAAATTTAAATGACTAAATGAATTAGATTCTAACGATAGTCTTCATATTATTACTATTAAAACTGAATCACAATCATTAATTGAAGAAACTAGAAAATTTTTAAAAGATAAAAAATTAAAATTAGAAATAAATTCAACTTGATCAAAAGGATTTTTTGTCGGTCCTGTAAATAGCAATAAAGCTAGAGGATTAGAAAATTTAGGAAATATAATCAATGTTTCATTAGATGAAATGATAGCATTTGGAGATAGTTCAAATGACTATGAAATGATTAAAGAAGTTGGTTATGGAGTTGCCATGAGCGATTCTCCAGAAAATATTTTATCTGTTGCTAAAGATATTGCTAAAACCGCAGAAGAAAAAGGGACTTTATTAAAATTAAAAGAATTAGGAATAATTTAA
- a CDS encoding redoxin domain-containing protein, whose amino-acid sequence MKTKFKGIEYSLVNELISKNEKISLSLTDIHFEDVQLNKFEKLTVISAFPSINTSVCDLQTKGIAKLANEFPNVRFISISMDLPSAISQWKSANDLENMEIYSDYRTRDFGLKSGFLIDKIFLLNRGFLIIDKDSKVLEVSANNDVHEQIDFAKLKSLIIKNLG is encoded by the coding sequence ATGAAAACAAAATTTAAGGGAATAGAATATTCTTTAGTAAATGAGCTAATTAGTAAAAATGAAAAAATATCATTATCATTAACAGATATTCATTTTGAAGATGTTCAATTAAATAAATTTGAAAAATTAACAGTAATTTCTGCATTTCCTTCAATAAACACTTCAGTTTGTGATTTACAAACTAAAGGAATTGCAAAATTAGCAAATGAATTTCCAAATGTAAGATTTATTTCAATTTCAATGGATCTTCCTAGTGCAATTTCACAATGAAAAAGCGCAAACGATTTGGAAAATATGGAAATTTATTCTGATTATAGAACAAGAGATTTTGGATTAAAATCAGGTTTTTTAATTGATAAAATATTTTTATTAAACAGAGGATTTTTAATTATAGATAAAGATTCAAAAGTTTTAGAAGTATCAGCAAATAATGATGTTCATGAACAAATTGATTTTGCTAAATTAAAATCTTTAATTATAAAAAATTTAGGTTAA
- the rpsR gene encoding 30S ribosomal protein S18, whose protein sequence is MNKKVKKQFKKRPCYFCLESIEYIDYKNTEVLEKFISNHGKIHPSRLTGTCSRHQRLLSTAIKRARIVALLPFVAERVRK, encoded by the coding sequence ATTAATAAAAAAGTTAAAAAACAGTTTAAGAAAAGACCATGCTATTTTTGTTTAGAATCAATTGAATATATTGATTACAAAAATACAGAAGTTTTAGAAAAATTTATTAGTAATCACGGGAAAATTCACCCTTCTAGACTTACAGGTACTTGTTCAAGACATCAAAGATTGTTATCAACAGCGATTAAAAGAGCAAGAATTGTTGCATTATTACCATTTGTTGCTGAAAGAGTAAGAAAATAA
- a CDS encoding adenine phosphoribosyltransferase, with translation MELIKYIRDVQDFPKKGILFKDISPLLADGNVLRSVIDQMSELSKDADIIIGPDARGFLFGTPVAAMLKKPFIMVRKPNKLPGPVISMKYDLEYGSNILEVQEGMIKPGQKAIIIDDVLATGGTTRAIINLVESQGATVEKIVLLMELEELKGRELLAPYKVESLIKIKK, from the coding sequence ATGGAATTAATTAAATATATAAGAGATGTGCAAGATTTTCCTAAAAAGGGAATTCTCTTTAAAGACATTTCTCCATTATTAGCTGATGGAAATGTATTAAGAAGTGTAATTGATCAAATGTCTGAATTGTCAAAAGATGCTGATATTATTATTGGTCCTGATGCTCGCGGTTTTTTGTTCGGAACTCCAGTAGCAGCTATGCTTAAAAAACCGTTTATTATGGTTAGAAAACCAAATAAATTACCAGGACCAGTGATTTCAATGAAATATGATTTAGAATATGGTTCAAATATACTTGAAGTTCAAGAAGGAATGATTAAACCAGGACAAAAAGCTATTATCATTGATGATGTTTTAGCAACTGGTGGTACAACTAGGGCGATTATTAATTTGGTTGAATCTCAAGGTGCTACAGTAGAAAAAATCGTTTTATTAATGGAACTAGAAGAGTTAAAGGGCAGAGAGCTGTTGGCGCCATATAAAGTTGAATCTTTAATAAAAATTAAAAAATAA
- a CDS encoding single-stranded DNA-binding protein — MNKVILIGRIASNIELQKTKSNISYIRINVAVSRRYSSNDGSDITDFIPVVAWRNTAEFIAKNAAKGSRISVEGSFVSNSFTNSQGQNVTSNEVSAENISLLETKETTERRKNNSFGQNSNNYSTPNTFNESQPTFSTVQPLNVKSEINKQELNDEDEADWDVDSFI, encoded by the coding sequence ATGAATAAAGTTATTTTAATTGGAAGAATTGCAAGTAATATTGAATTACAAAAAACCAAATCCAACATTAGTTATATAAGAATCAATGTTGCCGTTTCTAGAAGATATTCTTCAAACGACGGAAGCGATATTACTGATTTTATTCCAGTAGTTGCTTGAAGAAATACAGCAGAATTTATTGCAAAAAATGCTGCTAAAGGTTCTAGAATTTCTGTAGAAGGAAGTTTTGTAAGTAATAGTTTCACTAATAGCCAAGGACAAAATGTTACTTCTAATGAAGTTTCTGCCGAAAATATTAGTTTATTAGAAACAAAAGAAACTACAGAAAGAAGAAAAAATAATTCTTTTGGACAAAATAGCAATAATTATTCAACACCTAATACTTTTAATGAAAGTCAACCAACATTTTCAACAGTTCAACCTCTAAATGTTAAATCGGAAATAAATAAACAAGAGTTAAATGACGAAGATGAAGCTGATTGAGATGTTGATAGTTTCATTTAA